A genomic segment from Bosea sp. OAE506 encodes:
- a CDS encoding bifunctional diguanylate cyclase/phosphodiesterase: MAGGKLKFGGEFRDSAMEQAFTVARHDETLRQCRLLFLLSAALNTLFLLSDWRFAGTPHFFVAVPARLCVVAFSLLCFLLVRRATDIGRTLAATLLWEVTTAVAVAFLVSSRSDLALFVVLLLPSIFYLVATTPFRFTLLMGVGASVLMLTGYLGRGPYPSTLLGLVLVLAMLNFALSLVVIHANRLRRLEWLATRSERAAREALEESQALLERVFMAVPIPLVVTAVADGSYLRANEAAVRYLAAPGATGLAGRTIADSIGIDDRRRAIAELRDRGRIETLEVPLRDGQGRMREAVITAASVPVGQGQAFAAGIVDVTERNAAAAQMRWQATHDALTGLPNRLMFQETLADALASRGGGIVAVFLIDLDDFKSINDTLGHDVGDGLLVSVGRLLTEVLAPGDTVARLGGDEFVVVASLTEGGEAAAAKARQLLQALQRSFPGIEIAGPMRASIGFALAPQHHDEAGELLKDADLALYRAKALGRNMAVAYEPAMREAMNARVEICGAIVEAVAQGRILPFYQPQIDLESGAIDGFEVLARWDHPARGILPAGVFLLALQDPETARQIGEAVLAGVLADRRRWLDEGLAVPRLWLNLAPGVFRDPLFADGLLERLRIAGLSPAQFGVEVTENVLLTRQGDQAGPALHRLRGAGISVALDDFGTGYASLTHLRRFPVDVVKIDRSFVARIGEQGEDAAIVRAVVALTAELGLDVVAEGIETLPQQEFLRAQRCRFGQGYLYAPAVAAPDVPALLAQPDLRPAIDAGQGGVIPA; this comes from the coding sequence ATGGCTGGCGGAAAATTGAAGTTTGGCGGCGAGTTTCGCGATTCCGCGATGGAGCAGGCCTTTACGGTCGCTCGGCATGACGAGACGCTCAGGCAGTGCCGGCTGCTCTTCCTGCTCTCGGCGGCGCTCAACACGCTGTTCCTGCTGAGCGACTGGCGCTTTGCCGGAACGCCGCATTTCTTCGTCGCCGTCCCGGCCCGGCTCTGCGTCGTCGCGTTCTCGCTGCTCTGCTTCCTGCTCGTCCGGCGCGCCACGGACATTGGCCGCACCCTGGCGGCAACCCTGCTCTGGGAGGTGACGACCGCGGTCGCGGTCGCCTTCCTCGTCAGCTCGCGCAGCGATCTCGCACTCTTCGTCGTCCTGCTGCTGCCCTCGATCTTCTATCTGGTTGCGACCACGCCCTTCCGCTTCACGCTGCTCATGGGCGTCGGTGCGAGCGTGCTGATGCTGACGGGCTATCTCGGTCGCGGTCCCTATCCCTCGACGCTGCTCGGCCTCGTGCTGGTGCTGGCCATGCTGAACTTCGCGCTCAGCCTCGTGGTGATCCACGCCAACCGCCTGCGCCGGCTGGAATGGCTGGCGACCCGGTCTGAGCGGGCGGCGCGCGAGGCGCTGGAGGAGAGCCAGGCCCTGCTCGAGCGCGTCTTCATGGCGGTGCCGATCCCGCTGGTGGTCACGGCGGTCGCCGATGGCAGTTATCTGCGCGCCAATGAGGCGGCGGTGCGCTATCTCGCGGCGCCGGGCGCGACGGGTCTCGCTGGCCGCACGATCGCCGACAGCATCGGCATCGACGACCGGCGCCGGGCCATCGCCGAACTGCGTGACCGCGGGCGGATCGAGACGCTGGAAGTGCCCCTGCGCGACGGCCAGGGCCGGATGCGCGAGGCGGTCATCACTGCGGCCTCCGTTCCGGTCGGACAGGGCCAGGCCTTCGCCGCCGGCATCGTCGACGTGACCGAGCGCAACGCCGCTGCGGCCCAGATGCGTTGGCAGGCGACGCATGATGCGCTGACGGGTCTCCCCAACCGGCTGATGTTCCAGGAGACGCTGGCAGATGCGCTGGCCAGTCGCGGCGGCGGCATCGTCGCCGTCTTCCTGATCGATCTCGACGACTTCAAATCGATCAACGACACGCTCGGCCACGACGTCGGCGATGGCCTTCTGGTTAGCGTCGGCCGGCTGCTGACCGAGGTGCTTGCACCGGGCGACACCGTGGCGAGGCTCGGAGGCGACGAATTCGTCGTCGTGGCGTCGCTCACGGAAGGGGGCGAGGCTGCGGCCGCCAAGGCCCGCCAGCTGTTGCAGGCCCTGCAGCGCTCGTTTCCGGGCATCGAGATCGCCGGTCCGATGCGGGCGAGCATCGGCTTTGCTCTGGCACCGCAGCACCATGACGAGGCGGGCGAGCTGCTCAAGGATGCCGATCTTGCCCTGTATCGCGCCAAGGCGCTCGGCCGGAACATGGCCGTGGCCTATGAGCCGGCGATGCGCGAGGCGATGAACGCGCGCGTGGAGATCTGCGGCGCTATCGTGGAGGCCGTGGCCCAGGGCCGGATTCTGCCCTTCTACCAGCCCCAGATCGACCTCGAGAGCGGCGCCATCGACGGCTTCGAGGTGCTGGCGCGCTGGGACCACCCCGCGCGTGGCATCCTGCCGGCGGGCGTCTTCCTGCTGGCTCTGCAGGATCCCGAGACCGCACGCCAGATCGGCGAGGCGGTGCTCGCGGGAGTCCTGGCCGATCGCCGTCGCTGGCTCGATGAGGGGCTGGCCGTGCCGCGTCTCTGGCTGAACCTCGCGCCGGGCGTGTTCCGCGACCCGCTCTTCGCCGACGGGCTACTGGAGCGGCTGCGAATCGCAGGTCTCTCGCCGGCTCAGTTCGGGGTCGAGGTCACGGAGAACGTCCTGCTGACCCGGCAGGGCGATCAGGCGGGGCCCGCCCTGCACCGGCTGCGCGGCGCCGGGATCAGCGTGGCGCTGGATGATTTCGGGACCGGCTATGCCTCCCTCACCCATCTGCGGCGCTTCCCCGTCGACGTCGTCAAGATCGACCGTTCCTTCGTCGCCCGCATCGGCGAGCAGGGCGAGGACGCGGCAATCGTGCGGGCCGTGGTCGCGCTCACGGCCGAACTCGGGCTGGATGTGGTCGCCGAGGGCATCGAGACCCTGCCGCAGCAGGAATTCCTGCGCGCCCAGCGCTGCCGCTTCGGCCAGGGCTATCTCTATGCGCCTGCCGTTGCGGCGCCGGATGTGCCGGCGCTGCTGGCCCAGCCGGACCTGCGGCCCGCCATCGACGCAGGGCAGGGCGGCGTCATCCCCGCCTGA
- a CDS encoding ABC transporter ATP-binding protein, with the protein MSKLLVENVGKIFPPQRGGQPTRALMPTSLSVGDNDFIAILGPSGCGKSTLLRIIGGLETASEGRIMLDGAPVTGPGADRGFVFQSYTLFPWLTVVQNIAFGLREKGIAERERLDIARGWAERVGLANFVDHFPKQLSGGMQQRTAIARALANDPKILLLDEPFGALDNQTRALMQEMLLGIWERERKTVLFVTHDIEEAIFVGSRVVVMSARPGRIKADIPVDLPHPRPYTIKTSPEFVALKERLVEEIRAEVMAADH; encoded by the coding sequence ATGAGCAAGCTCCTCGTCGAGAATGTCGGGAAGATCTTCCCGCCCCAACGCGGCGGCCAGCCGACGCGCGCCCTGATGCCGACCTCGCTGAGCGTCGGCGACAACGACTTCATTGCCATCCTCGGCCCCTCCGGCTGCGGCAAGTCGACCCTGCTGCGGATCATCGGCGGGCTGGAAACGGCGAGCGAGGGCCGCATCATGCTCGATGGCGCCCCCGTCACCGGGCCGGGCGCCGATCGCGGCTTCGTCTTCCAGAGCTACACGCTGTTTCCGTGGCTGACGGTCGTCCAGAACATCGCCTTCGGATTGCGCGAGAAGGGCATCGCCGAGCGCGAGCGGCTCGACATCGCCCGTGGCTGGGCCGAGCGCGTCGGGCTGGCGAATTTCGTCGACCATTTTCCCAAGCAACTCTCGGGCGGCATGCAGCAGCGCACCGCCATCGCCCGCGCGCTTGCCAACGATCCCAAGATCCTGCTCCTCGACGAGCCCTTCGGGGCCCTCGACAACCAAACCCGTGCCCTGATGCAGGAGATGCTGCTCGGCATCTGGGAGCGCGAGCGCAAGACCGTGCTCTTCGTCACCCACGATATCGAGGAGGCGATCTTCGTCGGTTCGCGTGTGGTGGTGATGAGCGCGCGCCCGGGTCGCATCAAGGCCGACATCCCCGTCGATCTGCCCCATCCCCGGCCCTACACGATCAAGACCAGCCCGGAATTCGTGGCGCTGAAAGAGCGCCTCGTCGAGGAGATCCGCGCCGAGGTCATGGCGGCCGACCACTGA
- a CDS encoding histone deacetylase family protein, translating to MRAFYHPDQSMHDPQQYLRFGAVVAPKDLPERTARLLAALARHGITPERPASHGKGPVLEIHDAGFVKFLETAWERWQDLPAERGPEVWPSTFPYWSGRPEESVRQPCRPTGFIGQLGWYLGDMSVPIGEHCWHSTLLSAETAVTAADAILAGERAVYSLCRPSGHHARADRATGFCYLNNTAIAAQRLRSKFKKVAILDVDAHHGDGTQQIFYRRDDVLTISVHADPSNYYPFYTGYEDERGNGPGEGFNLNLPLPHGAGGAEMAAAVDKAGEAIKAFGADVVIVALGYDAHKDDPIGVLKLDAADFGTIASKVKGFGLPTLVVQEGGYAIEAIGECLDAFLGGFKA from the coding sequence ATGCGCGCCTTCTACCATCCCGACCAGTCGATGCACGATCCCCAGCAATATCTGCGCTTCGGTGCGGTCGTGGCGCCGAAGGATCTGCCGGAGCGTACGGCGCGGCTGCTGGCGGCGCTGGCGCGGCACGGCATTACGCCCGAGCGACCCGCATCCCATGGCAAGGGTCCGGTGCTGGAGATCCACGATGCCGGCTTCGTCAAGTTCCTCGAAACCGCCTGGGAGCGTTGGCAGGATCTGCCGGCCGAGCGCGGCCCCGAAGTCTGGCCGAGCACCTTCCCTTATTGGAGCGGGCGTCCGGAGGAATCCGTCCGCCAGCCTTGCCGTCCGACCGGCTTCATCGGCCAGCTCGGCTGGTATCTCGGCGACATGTCGGTGCCGATCGGCGAGCATTGCTGGCATTCGACGCTGCTGTCGGCCGAGACGGCAGTCACGGCCGCCGATGCGATCCTTGCCGGCGAACGCGCCGTCTACTCGCTCTGCCGCCCCTCGGGCCACCATGCCCGCGCCGACCGGGCGACCGGCTTCTGCTACCTCAACAACACCGCCATCGCGGCGCAGCGCCTGCGTTCGAAATTCAAGAAGGTCGCGATCCTCGACGTCGACGCCCACCACGGCGACGGCACGCAGCAGATCTTCTACCGCCGCGACGACGTGCTGACGATTTCGGTCCATGCCGACCCGTCGAACTACTATCCGTTCTACACGGGCTATGAGGACGAGCGCGGCAATGGGCCCGGCGAGGGCTTCAACCTCAACCTGCCGCTGCCTCATGGCGCCGGCGGCGCGGAGATGGCCGCGGCCGTCGACAAGGCAGGCGAGGCGATCAAGGCTTTCGGCGCCGATGTGGTCATCGTGGCGCTCGGCTACGACGCCCACAAGGACGATCCCATCGGTGTGCTGAAGCTCGACGCCGCCGATTTCGGCACCATCGCCAGCAAAGTGAAGGGCTTTGGCCTGCCGACGCTGGTGGTGCAGGAGGGTGGCTACGCGATCGAGGCGATCGGCGAGTGCCTCGACGCGTTCCTCGGCGGGTTCAAGGCGTAG
- a CDS encoding FCD domain-containing protein, protein MPLEAVESPRLYRQIADQLRHLIDRREYPAGGRLPPERELAEKLGVSRPSVREALIALEVEGRVRIRMGSGVYVVERPVAPPTLIAAGEAPEGPFEVLKARELVESAICAEAAGAASAADIAALDDILRRMELPGLGSDELVALDRAFHVAIAASLGNAVLARFVGLLFDQRINPYFRQLASYFENAESWQEAVAEHRAIRDALAAGGGEAAQAAMRHHLQRSQERFSQSFGEGPPRTRAGDVGLSRIAGRS, encoded by the coding sequence GTGCCGCTCGAAGCTGTCGAGTCGCCACGCCTTTATCGACAGATCGCCGACCAGCTCCGCCATCTCATCGATCGGCGCGAGTATCCGGCGGGCGGCCGGCTGCCGCCGGAGCGCGAGCTCGCCGAAAAGCTCGGCGTTTCCCGCCCGTCCGTTCGCGAGGCGTTGATCGCGCTGGAGGTCGAGGGCCGCGTGCGCATCCGCATGGGCTCGGGCGTCTATGTGGTCGAGCGGCCCGTGGCCCCGCCGACGCTCATTGCCGCCGGCGAAGCCCCGGAGGGCCCCTTCGAGGTGCTGAAGGCGCGCGAACTCGTCGAGAGCGCGATCTGCGCCGAGGCCGCGGGGGCTGCATCCGCCGCCGATATCGCGGCGCTGGACGACATCCTGCGTCGCATGGAGTTGCCGGGTCTGGGCAGCGACGAACTCGTCGCGCTCGACCGGGCTTTTCACGTCGCCATCGCCGCGAGCCTCGGCAACGCCGTGCTCGCGCGCTTCGTTGGCCTGCTTTTCGACCAGCGCATCAACCCCTATTTCCGCCAGCTCGCGAGCTATTTCGAGAACGCCGAGTCCTGGCAGGAGGCGGTCGCCGAGCATCGCGCCATTCGCGATGCCCTCGCGGCCGGCGGCGGCGAGGCGGCCCAGGCGGCGATGCGGCACCATCTGCAGCGCTCGCAGGAGCGCTTCTCACAGAGTTTCGGCGAGGGCCCGCCACGGACCCGCGCCGGGGACGTCGGGCTGTCGCGCATCGCCGGCAGGTCCTGA
- a CDS encoding acetolactate synthase large subunit, whose amino-acid sequence MNGADRLCDTLLVNGVDVCFANPGTSEMHFVAALDRKPQMRCVLGLFEGVVTGAADGYARMADKPAATLLHCGPGMANALANMHNARRAWTPMLNVVGDHATYHLVNDAPLTSDIESLARPMSHYVHRIATPEDVGPAIGEAYAAAMSLPGVATVILPGDCAWGSVEPAEVKATPVPAFRTVAAETISEVAAALRQHGSRAALMMTGASLRAGPMETAARICAATGCKMYGQMSNGRIERGAGRVAIPKVFYPIDMALEQLKDIDLLVLVGAQIPVGFFAYPGKPGRLIHDGCTVTTLGKMGDDLVGALDALAQETGATNAEPAFIAKAQTETALPTGDLDADKVCTIVARLLPENAIVCDESVSSGRVFYQQCHNAPQHDYLQLTGGAIGEGIPMCVGAAVACPDRKVIGMQADGSGMYTVQGLWTQARENLDIVTVVFANRTYAILHGEMRAVGVNDFGRNATLMLNLDEPALDWVAMARGMGVEAARATTAEEFTKLFKGALGRKGPFLIEAVI is encoded by the coding sequence ATGAACGGTGCCGACCGCCTCTGCGACACGCTGCTCGTCAATGGCGTGGATGTCTGCTTCGCCAATCCCGGCACCTCCGAGATGCATTTCGTCGCGGCGCTGGACCGCAAGCCGCAGATGCGCTGCGTGCTGGGCCTGTTCGAGGGGGTGGTGACGGGTGCGGCCGACGGCTATGCGCGCATGGCCGACAAGCCGGCCGCGACGCTGCTGCACTGCGGGCCGGGCATGGCGAATGCGCTCGCCAACATGCACAACGCCCGCCGGGCTTGGACCCCGATGCTCAACGTCGTCGGCGACCACGCGACCTATCACCTCGTCAACGACGCACCGCTGACCAGCGACATCGAGAGCCTGGCGCGACCGATGTCGCATTACGTGCACCGGATCGCGACGCCGGAGGATGTCGGGCCCGCCATCGGCGAAGCCTATGCGGCGGCGATGTCGCTGCCCGGCGTGGCCACCGTGATCCTGCCGGGCGATTGCGCCTGGGGCTCGGTCGAGCCGGCCGAGGTCAAGGCGACGCCGGTTCCGGCCTTCCGGACGGTGGCGGCAGAGACCATTAGTGAGGTCGCCGCGGCGCTTCGCCAGCACGGCTCGCGGGCGGCGCTGATGATGACGGGCGCTTCCCTGCGTGCCGGGCCGATGGAGACGGCGGCGCGCATCTGCGCGGCGACGGGCTGCAAGATGTATGGGCAGATGTCGAACGGGCGGATCGAGCGCGGCGCGGGCCGCGTCGCGATCCCCAAGGTGTTCTACCCCATCGACATGGCGCTGGAGCAGCTCAAGGATATCGACCTGCTCGTGCTGGTCGGCGCGCAGATCCCGGTCGGCTTCTTCGCCTATCCGGGCAAGCCCGGCCGGCTGATCCATGACGGCTGCACCGTGACCACGCTGGGCAAGATGGGCGACGATCTCGTCGGCGCGCTCGATGCGCTGGCGCAGGAGACGGGCGCCACCAACGCCGAACCCGCCTTCATCGCCAAGGCGCAGACCGAAACCGCGCTGCCCACGGGCGACCTCGACGCCGACAAGGTCTGCACCATCGTGGCGCGGCTGCTGCCCGAGAACGCGATCGTCTGCGACGAGTCGGTCTCATCGGGCCGCGTCTTCTACCAGCAGTGCCACAACGCGCCGCAGCACGACTATCTCCAGCTCACCGGGGGTGCGATCGGCGAAGGCATCCCGATGTGCGTCGGTGCGGCGGTGGCCTGCCCCGACCGCAAGGTCATCGGCATGCAAGCCGACGGCTCGGGCATGTACACGGTTCAGGGCCTGTGGACGCAGGCGCGCGAGAACCTCGACATCGTCACCGTGGTCTTCGCCAACCGGACCTATGCGATCCTGCATGGCGAGATGCGCGCCGTCGGCGTCAATGATTTTGGCCGCAACGCGACACTGATGCTGAACCTCGACGAGCCGGCGCTGGACTGGGTCGCGATGGCGCGCGGCATGGGCGTGGAAGCGGCACGCGCCACCACTGCCGAGGAATTCACCAAGCTGTTCAAGGGCGCGCTCGGCCGCAAGGGGCCGTTCCTGATCGAGGCGGTGATCTGA
- a CDS encoding sialic acid TRAP transporter substrate-binding protein SiaP → MAMAAGLALGGLPAQAQTKLKWAHVYETSEPFHTESVWAADEFKKRTNGRYEITVYPASQLGKETDINQGLTLGTVDIIISGSSFAARSFAPIGVTYYPFTFRSPEHLLAYTKSDVFTDMAKGYQEKTGHQIVSVTYYGTRHTTSNKPIKSCADMKGLKIRVPDVPAYLAMPRACGANTAPIAFAEVYLALQNGTVEAQENPLTTIEAKKFYEVQKHIVLTGHIVDHLNTVVAKGTWDKLSPEDRKIFSEVAQEASARATKQIQADEVKLVQFFKDKGLTVTEVDKADFLANVQKNVTFEQFGYRKADWERIQAIK, encoded by the coding sequence ATGGCCATGGCTGCGGGCCTTGCCCTTGGCGGCCTGCCGGCCCAGGCCCAGACCAAGCTGAAATGGGCGCATGTCTACGAGACCTCCGAACCCTTCCACACCGAGTCGGTCTGGGCGGCGGACGAGTTCAAGAAGCGCACCAATGGCCGCTACGAGATCACCGTCTATCCGGCCTCGCAGCTCGGCAAGGAAACCGACATCAACCAGGGCCTGACGCTCGGCACGGTCGACATCATCATTTCGGGGTCGAGCTTCGCCGCGCGGTCCTTCGCGCCGATCGGCGTGACCTACTACCCCTTCACCTTCCGCAGCCCCGAGCATCTGCTCGCCTATACCAAGAGCGATGTCTTCACCGACATGGCCAAGGGCTATCAGGAGAAGACCGGGCACCAGATCGTCTCGGTGACCTATTACGGCACCCGCCACACCACCTCGAACAAGCCGATCAAGAGCTGCGCCGACATGAAGGGGCTCAAGATCCGCGTGCCCGACGTGCCGGCCTATCTCGCCATGCCGCGCGCCTGCGGCGCCAACACGGCGCCGATCGCCTTCGCCGAGGTCTATCTCGCGCTGCAGAACGGCACCGTCGAGGCGCAGGAAAACCCGCTGACCACGATCGAGGCGAAGAAGTTCTACGAGGTTCAGAAGCACATCGTCCTGACCGGCCACATCGTCGACCACCTCAACACGGTCGTCGCCAAGGGCACCTGGGACAAGCTCTCGCCGGAAGATCGCAAGATCTTCAGCGAAGTCGCACAGGAGGCCTCGGCCCGCGCCACCAAGCAGATCCAGGCCGATGAAGTGAAGCTCGTCCAGTTCTTCAAGGACAAGGGCCTGACCGTGACCGAGGTCGACAAGGCCGACTTCCTCGCCAACGTCCAGAAGAACGTCACCTTCGAGCAGTTCGGCTATCGCAAGGCCGACTGGGAGCGCATCCAGGCGATCAAGTAA
- a CDS encoding ABC transporter permease, with protein MKPLQPVSASSRVAYGIAFFALFVALWSVATFGGYVQKLFLADPLTMVREGYNLLFQYGFAFDIGMTIWRVVGGFVLAALVALPLGIAMGAYKPIEAFLEPFVSFARYLPASAFIPLLILWAGIGEAQKLLVIFIGSVFQLILMIAVSVGSIRRDLVDAAYTLGATDTSVVRRVLLPNAAPEIAEIFRLVLGWAWTYVIVAELIGSSSGIGHMITDSQALLNTGQIIFGIIVIGLIGLVSDFLFKAVNQRLFPWAQR; from the coding sequence ATGAAACCCCTCCAGCCGGTCTCCGCGTCCTCTCGCGTCGCCTACGGCATCGCCTTCTTCGCGCTGTTCGTGGCGCTGTGGTCGGTCGCGACCTTCGGCGGCTATGTCCAGAAGCTGTTCCTGGCCGACCCGCTCACGATGGTCCGGGAAGGCTACAACCTTCTCTTCCAATACGGCTTCGCCTTCGACATCGGCATGACGATCTGGCGCGTCGTCGGTGGCTTCGTGCTTGCCGCGCTGGTCGCCCTGCCGCTCGGCATTGCCATGGGCGCCTACAAGCCGATCGAGGCCTTCCTCGAGCCCTTCGTTTCGTTTGCCCGCTATCTGCCGGCTTCGGCCTTCATTCCCCTCCTGATCCTCTGGGCCGGCATCGGCGAGGCGCAGAAGCTGCTCGTCATCTTCATTGGCTCGGTCTTCCAGCTCATCCTGATGATCGCGGTATCCGTCGGCTCGATCCGGCGCGATCTGGTCGATGCCGCCTACACGCTGGGCGCCACGGACACCTCGGTGGTGCGGCGCGTGCTGCTGCCGAACGCGGCCCCCGAGATCGCCGAGATCTTCCGCCTCGTCCTCGGCTGGGCCTGGACCTATGTCATCGTCGCCGAGCTGATCGGCTCGTCGTCAGGCATCGGCCACATGATCACCGACAGCCAGGCGCTGCTGAACACCGGCCAGATCATCTTCGGCATCATCGTCATCGGCCTGATCGGGCTGGTCTCGGATTTCCTGTTCAAGGCGGTCAACCAGCGCCTGTTCCCGTGGGCGCAGAGGTAG
- a CDS encoding ABC transporter substrate-binding protein produces MTGLKRWGTVAGLGLAAALATGGAQAQTKVSIGISGWTGFAPLVLAKEAGIFAKHGLDVTIKKIPQKDRHLAIASGDIQCAATTVETWIVWDGAGVKTKQIFQLDKSYGADGMVTRNATASIKDLKGKTVAASAPGTSPYFALAWFLKENGMSVKDVTVVNMEPGPAAQAFIAGQNDAAMTYEPYLSAVREKPDAGKIIATTLDYPMVMDTFGCTPAFLAANDAAAAALTKSYFEALDMIAKEKDKAFGIMGADVKQTGEQFGKSAAFLKWSDAAGNKAFFSGDWQAFSAKAADLLLEIGLIKTKPDLASLVETKYVAGK; encoded by the coding sequence ATGACAGGTTTGAAGCGTTGGGGAACGGTCGCGGGTCTCGGCCTCGCGGCAGCGCTGGCCACGGGCGGCGCACAGGCGCAGACCAAGGTCAGCATCGGCATTTCGGGCTGGACCGGCTTCGCGCCGCTGGTGCTGGCCAAGGAGGCCGGTATCTTCGCGAAGCACGGCCTCGACGTCACCATCAAGAAGATCCCGCAGAAGGACCGCCACCTCGCCATCGCCTCGGGCGACATCCAGTGCGCGGCAACCACGGTCGAGACCTGGATCGTCTGGGACGGCGCGGGCGTGAAGACCAAGCAGATCTTCCAGCTCGATAAGAGCTACGGCGCCGACGGCATGGTGACGCGCAACGCCACCGCGTCGATCAAGGATCTCAAGGGCAAGACGGTCGCGGCCTCGGCGCCCGGCACCTCGCCCTATTTCGCGCTCGCCTGGTTCCTCAAGGAGAACGGCATGTCCGTTAAGGACGTGACCGTGGTCAACATGGAGCCCGGCCCGGCTGCCCAGGCCTTCATCGCTGGCCAGAACGACGCCGCGATGACCTATGAGCCTTATCTCTCGGCCGTGCGCGAGAAGCCCGATGCCGGCAAGATCATCGCCACCACGCTCGACTACCCGATGGTGATGGACACCTTCGGCTGCACCCCGGCCTTCCTCGCCGCCAATGACGCGGCCGCCGCTGCGCTGACGAAGAGCTATTTCGAGGCGCTCGACATGATCGCCAAGGAGAAGGACAAGGCCTTCGGCATCATGGGCGCCGATGTGAAGCAGACCGGCGAGCAGTTCGGCAAGTCGGCCGCCTTCCTGAAATGGTCGGATGCGGCCGGCAACAAGGCCTTCTTCTCGGGCGACTGGCAGGCCTTCTCGGCCAAGGCGGCCGACCTGCTGCTCGAGATCGGCCTGATCAAGACCAAGCCCGACCTCGCCAGCCTCGTCGAGACGAAATACGTCGCCGGCAAGTGA
- a CDS encoding TetR family transcriptional regulator — MGDVAPGGSRRLILDTAARLLRSGGYHQTTLREIAEAVGIRKASLYHHFASKEEIVEAVVNDGVRFVRDAVVAALAGMDGASPRQRLEAAITAHLTALHGQRDYTTASFRVFTFGATPVPESVRAARRAYEDVWRGLIAELQAAGALPQERSADLMRYMILGAMNGSIDWFRPGRFAIAEVAQEFSALILAR, encoded by the coding sequence GTGGGGGACGTCGCCCCCGGCGGATCGCGCCGCCTGATCCTCGACACGGCGGCGCGGCTGCTGCGCTCGGGCGGCTATCACCAGACCACGCTGCGCGAGATCGCCGAGGCGGTCGGCATCCGCAAGGCGAGCCTCTATCACCACTTCGCCTCGAAAGAGGAGATCGTCGAGGCGGTGGTCAATGACGGCGTCCGCTTCGTGCGGGATGCCGTCGTCGCTGCGCTGGCGGGGATGGACGGCGCGTCACCGCGGCAAAGACTCGAGGCGGCGATCACCGCCCATCTGACCGCCCTTCATGGCCAGCGCGACTACACCACCGCGAGCTTCCGGGTCTTCACCTTCGGCGCGACGCCGGTGCCCGAGAGCGTGCGGGCGGCGAGGCGGGCTTATGAGGACGTCTGGCGTGGGCTCATCGCAGAGCTGCAGGCCGCCGGAGCCCTGCCGCAGGAGCGATCGGCCGATCTGATGCGCTACATGATCCTCGGGGCGATGAACGGCTCGATCGACTGGTTTCGGCCGGGTCGCTTCGCCATTGCGGAAGTCGCCCAGGAGTTCTCGGCCCTCATCCTCGCGCGCTGA